A window of Cyclopterus lumpus isolate fCycLum1 chromosome 10, fCycLum1.pri, whole genome shotgun sequence genomic DNA:
GCCTGAGAAGAGTACAATAGGCTGAGGCACTTGTTACAATTATAGCTTTCACGCCATGATATAATGTGCATACTAGAAGCGCTTTCTCGTCACCCCGAACACTTTTCTGGACATTTCAATGAGATGATTCATTTGGAggcttttttccccttttttctctgaCGTGCGTAATTAGCGAGCTCTTTATCCgactgagagaaaaaaaagtcaacaggtACAATGCAAACCAAGGAGATGGAATTAATACAAACAATTGCTGTGTTCCTCCTTTATTGGGTCGCGGCTGAAGCTGTTATCAACGTAAAGTATGGAATAAACGAGGAGATGAAGCCCGGGTCAGTAATTGGAAACGTGACAAAGGACGCACTAAAGCAAGGATTTCAGATTGCTTCGCAGCCCCCGTACTTGAGGGTTATTTCCAATTCAGAACCACGATGGGTGGAACTCAGTCCAGCCGGAATCCTTACAACCCAAATGAAAATAGACCGGGATGTAGTTTGTCGACAGAACCCAAAGTGCATTATTTCCCTAGAAGTGATGTCAGACTCTATGGAGATCTGTGTCATCAAGGTTGAAATTGAGGATTTGAACGATAACCCACCCAGATTCCCAACGAGCCACATTGACATTGAAATTTCTGAGAACGCCTCCCCTGGTACCAGGTTTCCCCTAGAGGGGGCAAGCGATCCGGACTCGGGGATCTTTGGAGTGCAATCGTATTCCATCACTCCAAATGAGCTTTTCGGACTAGAAATAAAGACCAGAGGGGATGGGTCTAAAATTGCTGAGCTTGTTGTGCAAAAATCGTTGGACAGGGAGACCCAGTCCCACTACTCGTATGAAATTAGCgcagaagatggaggagaccCCCCTAAAATAGGCGCGGTCCAGTTAAATATCAAGGTAATTGATTCTAATGACAACAACCCTGTCTTTGACGAGCCAGTGTACACTGTTCATATTATGGAGAATTCCCCTATAAATACATTAGTCATTGACTTGAATGCAACGGATCCCGACGAGGGCACTAACGGCGAGGTTGTGTACTCGTTCAACAGTTACGTTGCCGAGAAAACGAGGGATGCGTTCAAAATTGACTCCGGAACCGGGATCATCACCGTCAACGGTGTTTTGGATTATGAAACAGCGAAAATATACGAGATCGACGTCCAGGCCAAAGATTTAGGTCCCAACTCAATCCCAGCTCACTGCAAAGTCACCGTGAATGTGATGGACACTAACGATAACCCACCTGTCATCAGTTTACTCTCACTGAACACAGAGATGGTGGAAGTTAGTGAAAACGCGCAGCGTGGATATGTCATTGCGCTGGTGAGGGTGTCAGATAAGGATTCGGGGGCAAACGGTAAAGTGCAGTGCAGGCTGCAGGGCAATGTTCCGTTTAGACTTCAAGAATATGAGAGCTTCTCCACGATACTTGTTGATGGCAGGCTGGACAGAGAGCAAAAGGACACATATAATCTGACAATCCAAGCAGAAGACAGTGGCACGCCCCCTTTACGCGCCACAAAGTCTTTGGTAGTGAAAGTCTCAGATGAAAATGACAACCCTCCCCACTTCCTCAAACCTCACTATCAAGAGATGGTGATGGAAAACAACCTCCCTGGTTCATGTCTGCTCGCGGTGTCAGCAGAAGACCCGGACCTGGGGATGAATGGCACCGTTTCCTACTCCATAGTCCCCGGTGAGATCAAGCACATGGATGTAAACACATATGTCAGCATAAACCCATCAGGCCGCATTTACTCCATGAGATCATTCGACCATGAATACACCAGGACTTTTGATTTCAAAGTGTTGGCCAGAGACAATGGTAACCCCTCTTTATCAAGTAACGCCACGGTGCGCATTGTTGTCCTGGATGTTAATGATAACACACCTGTGATGACAAACCCTCCACTCGTTAATGGCACGGCGGAGGTGTCCATCCCCAGGAACGCCGGGGTGGGTTACATGGTGACCCAAGTTAAAGCGGACGACTACGATGAGGGGGAGAACGGGCGGCTGACCTACACCATCTCCGAGGGGGACAGGGCTTTCTTTGAGATCGACCAGGTAAACGGAGAGGTGCGCTCCACCAGGATGTTTGGGGAAAACGCGAAATCCACCTACGAGATCACGGTGGTGGCGAGGGACCACGGCAAGCCCTCCCTATCCGCCTCGGCCTACATCGTGGTGTACCTCTCCCCGGACCTGAACGCACAGGAGCCTATCGGACCTGTCAACCTCtccctcatcttcatcatcgctCTGGGCTCCATCGCAGCCATCCTGTTTGTCACCATGATTTTTGTGGCGGTCAAGTGCAAGAGGGATAACAAGGAGATCCGAACGTACAACTGCAGGTACTGACTAAAtatcgtgtgcgtgtgtgtgtaaagtgtttgtaaagtgtgtgtgtgtaatgtgtgtgcgcgcatatGAGTGAGAGGGGTAGTGAGCGTGCGTCCGTGCCTGTGCGTGTGTCCGCGATCGTGCCTGAAACTGCGAGTTGTGAGTGCGTTGCTTTTGTCATGCAGCATGTAGGCCCGAGTGTGAGgactgcagattttttttttgtttcctcccaGCAGCTGAAACCGAAGTAGACTCATCCGCCGCCTGCTTTAAGCACGGACACATTGTGCTCAGGCCCAGTGTTCCGCGTTAGGGAGacgtgattgattgatttaatcCTTCCATTGTAACCAATTGACTCATAAATACGACGGTCCAACTGTCATGTTCAATTTGCGGCTGTGTTGCTGGACAATTAACGTCCCACTGGTTCAATAGCAGTCCcagacatttattatttaacgtCCACCGTggctgattggctgttatcAGCTTTAATCCAGTGTGATTATGGACAGTCCTCTAGGATCACTCAGATGTGCCTCGGCTTTCTTCTGCACCAAGCAATATCTTAGGTTACAAATATAGAAAGTCACATAAATCACATCATCGTTAACTATTTACCCAGATTATTATTTTCCGGACCTTGCATAATATTGAACATTCTGTTTTGTTCATCAATCTGAACATCAGCTCTGGCTTTGATTTCCCTGTGCCACATTACCACTATAAATTTACATATAGATTGGATTTGTGAGTTTAACCTGAAGCTATAATCATATTTTGCTCCAAACATAATTTTCTTAATTCAAAGTTAACTTTGGGCATTTTTCAAGCATGTAGTCATGAAAAAATATTCTCCCCcatttttgctctttttttgttgttcacaATATAGATTATgaattgtgtctttttattctCATATACTGTTTGGTTGAAATTGTTACAAGTTTTAAGTGCTCTTCGACATTTTGTGAATTGCAGAGCTTCAATTTTCAAAtcaattcttcttctttctgtcgtAGCTCTCAGAAAAAGACGACTCCACTTACATTATGTTGTTATAAGGAAGAATCCACATCTCTTCTCGTCATAGAAATACCAAAACAACcactttaaaaaggttttatttgaaCCCAACTTGATGCAGAAGGATGTGTGTTGCTATCTCCATCACAACAGATACTTTATGCAATATAACATTTTGCACGTCAGTTATACGTGTTGTTTAGAGATGAAACAATGACTAGAAAACTACAAATTCAGAACTGCTTTCAGCACTTCACTCTCCTAGTGTGAACCGCTGTCCCTGCTGGGTGCTTTAATCAGCACTGATGTGTTCTGCTTCTCAGTCGCCACCTCGAATATGAGGAGCAGTTATCTCCAATTTATTGCTTGTcctctgtcagtctgtctgacTCTGAAGATTTCCCCTCCCAGATTTCAATTTGGGCACGGAGCAGAGAGACAATATGTTAGAATGATAAATGAAAAAGAGATGGAGTATTTTCCACCCTTGcagctgcttttttctttcctccgaATCAAAGGGCAGCAAAATGAGGGAGGGAGCTGTTTTGAAAATGCaatctaaaagaaaaatgaaaaaagacaaactatGGTGGTGCGTCTAGGCCAGTGTTATTTTAGAAGAGACGGAGGATTAGAGATGCATTTTAGTGAGGAGCAAAGGCCAGCGGGGGCAGAGGCGTTCAAGATGCAGGCACAGAGACGTTGCAGATATTGCTATTTTATGGGTAACTATAGTTTTGTTTTGGGCTTTAACAGAAAATAAACCATATGCTCCACGCCGAAAGGTTAAAAATGACTTCCTTCAAAGTTTGAAGTAATGCAGATGgtgaaaaacatcacaaatgaTATGGAATGTGTTTATTGAGATTTGTAGTAATCACGATAAAGAACTTAGCATATGTTCTCTTGTGGAAAACTGCAAGGCTGTGCAAAGAATGGATAATTCCCCCAAACGGAGGATGCTATGATAAAACATGGCTGTGTTGCTCATTTGCTCTTATTAAAGTAAAAATGCTCAGTTCAAGTTTGCACCAGCCACCGAGAGCAGCTAAATTACTTTGAATCTGCAGTTCTCGTGCACTCTGTGCTGCTCGTGGGCTCACTTGATTATGAGAGAAAAAATGGAATTAGTGTGGGTTGTGTGCTTTGAATATGATTGCATATATACCGGTAGTGCTGCTTCATATCAGTGTGTCCTTGTGCTTTGCTTCTGTGGTTTTGGCATGTTTGCATATTGTCTGCCTGTTTGTGACATGTTGATTGTTGAGcatgcaaatgcaaaaaaaaacaaaaaaaaacaagggatAACAGCTCCATTGCAAGACGGGAGTGGGGATGCCTTTTAAGTGTGCTGTTCCACCCCTGGGTGCGGGCAATGAGCGCTTGTCTGGCACCCATGGTCGAGCAGCGCCCGGGCTGGCATGGCGGGCGTGCTTCTTGACCGTGTGGACAGGGGAGGGGAAGGCAGAACACTGCTTTATTGAGTCTGTTCAGTTTCTTCTACTTGCGCAGGGTGGCGGAGTACTCATATGGCAACCAGAAGAAGTccagcaagaagaagaagctgagcAAGAACGACATCCGCCTGGTGCCACGTGACGTCGAGGAGACAGACAAGATGAATGTGGTGAGTTGCTCGTCTCTCACCTCCTCGCTCAACTACTTCGACTACCACCAGCAGAGCTTGCCGCTGGGCTGCAGGCGCTCCGAGAGCACCTTCCTCAACGTGGAGAACCAGAACTCACGCAATGCAGCTCCCAACCATGGCTATCAGCACCCGTTCACTGGGCAGGCCCACCAGCAGCCAGACCTCATCATCAACGGCATGCCACTGCCAGAGGTGAGATACAATCCGCTGTGCTCTGTCCTAAATCCTTGGCTGGGCTGCTTTGGGTGTGAGGGGGTTGAGGAAAATGGGAGGTGTGGTTGTAAAATTGATTCTCATGACTAACCGTTTAATTAATTATCATGAATAGGACTCCTGGATTGTGCATAATCTTAAGACTGAGCTGTGAACAAACGATGCACCACCTTTCCACACTTACATTTCGCATTCCACCGTGCCACCAATTATAATGTCAGGGAAATGTCTCCCGGTTATTGATGGGAAGCTAAGCTCTCTGAAATGGCACGAGTGACGCTCTGTCAGTCGATCTGAGTGGAATCCTTCAAGGCATTTCAAGGGGCCGAGACATTGAGGCGGACCTGCGACTGAGAGCGCTTTGCCAAGCAGAATTTGGAGGCCTGACAAAGTGGATTATTTGGTCCCTCCTACtccacttgttttctttttcattgtcAGTGCTGAGAACCTGCCAGATGTATTGACCCCGCTAATCAGCTCTGCTACACATCCTTTCAGGTGCtagcaggaagaaaaaacattgcttAAATGCTTTATCTGTGTGTTGTCCATTTGGCTGCAGTGTTACCGCATGGCCGCTCCGCACAGGCAGCCATTGAATTCCCTGTCATGCCATGCATGGCTCCAGCAGAGCGGTGGAGGTCTCACTTGAAAGACTATTCAGGCTGACAGAGTGTATGCAGATGAGCTAATCTTTAGTTTATAGATTTTTGTATGTATGAACTGGTCTATTGGATTCTTTTGGAAATCTTTTTCTTCATGACCCACTCGTCCTTGATCCCATGGGAGAAATGGGCTtttatggttgtgtgtgtgtgatagggAAAAggtgcatcagtgtgtgtgtgtgcgtgtgtgtgtgttggttgtatAAGAATGTGTATCACGCTCACTCCTAGACAGACAGCAGAAAATAAGCTCCAGCTCCATGCGCACACTTGTAATTGATGACTCCAATTTCTGTTTGACATTCAGTGAGAAGAAGGTGTCGGGGTTGGGAGCGTGtgtcttaaaacaaaaaacacaagatggaTATGGATGTATTGACTTGATGATCTAGAGAGCCCGGCACCGGCGGATCCTGAGGGGTCAATGAGACCTACTTACCGGCATGCTGATTTACTGGGCCTGTCGGAGCTGCTTCTGactgagtttgtgtgtgagtaaCACAGGTGGAAGGAATGAGAACTGTTGTAGGGGGTTGTCCTGTGGTGTTATCTGGTCAGTGGAGGCAGAGGTGGGGGATTCAGCAGGCACACGCAGTGACCCGTATGCTGTGATTGTATTCTCTGGTAGGTCGTGCTATGCAGGTCACCACCGGCCTTTCCTCAGCCAAGAACAAATGTGGGTCTGACTGCACGGAGGAATCAGCCGTCGTTGTTAAAAGCTCCAGCAggcttcctgtctctgtggctTAACCATCCAATAAAAGCACATTTGCCGCAGGATTAGGGGAGCCTTTATTTGTTTCAGCTAATGAAAAAGTGGAGAGGGAGACAAATAGGCTTGAAGATTGATTTAGATGATTCCATATGCAAAGCTTGGGCGAATCTTGATAGAGATGTGTGAGGGCAGATAGAGAGATAAGAAGGGAAGGAGTGAGCGAGGGTGATTGAGTCTTAGTGCCAGGTGTCTGAGCCCGATCACGTTTTCTCATTTGCTTAGAGGCATTTGATTGGCTGGATAGAGGCTGGGCCTGTTTAGCATGCAGCCTCCATTGCTCTCCGCCTTGCACATGATGTTGACAAACATCTCTTTGACCCGTCCTTTGCATATTTTCCCTGGACTgagaaaagagtgtgtgtgtgtgtgtgtgtgtagttgagaAAGTGTGTTAGAAACAGCAGTAGAGCAAGAGCATGCCATATAACCTCCAACAGAGTAATCCCAGCGCAATAACAgttgtcattgttttctttccGCCCCATTGCGACATTTGCAAGAGACAGCAGCTCGACAGTATGTTCAAATATTGCTCttaaataaaaaacgttttcaGTATCATTACAATGCCATTTAtagcacaaacaaacagcagtggAATGACTGATCATTTCTTTGGTAAAATGAGCAAGCTTGTGCTTGAAACCACTTGATTCCACAAGTCCTCCACCCATATCCCATTGACTGGCCAGCACACTGTTGTGATTATTAAGGCTGCTTTgtccccccacaaaaaaaaagttcatccTGAGGGCAACCTCATAATTATCCATGATTCCTTTATCGTGGGTCGCGGAGATTTTCGTATTCCATGAtcactctgtgtttgtttataacGCGTAGATTAAAAACTATCGTAGCCTTCACAGTGTGGCTACCAGGTCAGATTAGGGTTTCTAGTAAAGAGGATATGGGCTGGTTTCTATTTGTAAACAGTGTTTTTGATCAATGTAAAATGTTCCTACATTGTTAGTTTATGTGGGCCAGTAAGCATCCTGCTTCTGTCAGAGCAGCTGAAGTCAAGCTTTTCCTGCTTCAGACAAAGCCCACTGGCACACAGacgcactcacacaaacacagccaacTTGGCCAAGATAACAGTGACAGGTCTCCCCGAAGGCCTCGTACCTGCGATTGCATTGTGTATACTGCATTCTCCCTTGTGAGAATGTGTACCAGTATATACCTCCCTGAACATTGTTGCTGTCCGTAGTTTTGAAAAGCATCAGCTGTGAGATGTTTGTTAGACCTGCCTGTGGTAGCACTAATATGAACGCTCACAGGAGAATAGAGCTGTCTTCCATGGCTTAATTATAGTGAATCACTTGGTAGCATAGACAATTATACAGTAAAGGAATGGCCTTTGgctagaatttttttttttttaatgtactaaGGCTTCTCACACCTGTGATTGCAGATAATGAGCatagcagaaaaaaaaaagatatcttaCTTCATTGATTAGCCTAATTCAAGATATTTTTCTTCTACACAGGTGATAAATGAATCAGATAAGTGTTAaattaattagaaaaaaagGCGACTGGACTTTGTACTACAAATCATGTtgaacacttttatttttttttacataggtCCAAATCATCTCATGAATTTTCAGGTCTTTGACCGAGACCCAACGTTCCCTATAAGTGACGATGGTAAAGAAAACTCCCCCTTCAATGGTAAGAAGAACCAGGCTCCTCTTggggagcgagggagagagaaagatagatgCACAGCATCTATGACAAGAACAAAAACTGttcaaataatagaaatatgactCATGATAACACAGTATTAGTAGCAGTGTAAGTTTATGTCCCCTGGCAGTCCCTATTGTAGCATAACTCGGGGCccgagccagccctaactataaatgttatcaaagaggaaagtcttaaaggaacagtgtctGGGAtgtattggcagaaatggattAATAATCAAGGCACTGTTTCTCCCTAGTTAGTAAGGAAGATGTTTTCATATTGCTGTAGGAGAGACAACGGGGAGTGGTTCCAGCGCGGCTGCACATCCCTCGCTATCACTTCACATCAGGACAATATGCACGGGAGCATTCAAACGTGTCATATTGAGCATGCAAAGTAGATGTCATGCTGTCAGCGCAGACTACACATCTGTTGAAACTGCCAATCTCCCCCAACATGCGTTCTCATgaatacacacgcgcacacacaacaaTTCTTATGGGGTGTCACATCTATTTCAAATATGGGCCGTGAGGTTATCATTTACATCATTATGAGCGACTCGCAAATCTCAGACGAAGAAACGAGACGCATGATATCACACGTTTCGGTAATCaaacattgttgtgtttctgcatttaaagtacacttttaatgttgtttCGATTTTGGCCTTGTGTTGAAGATGGGCTTAACTTCGAATATTGTATAAGAGTCCTTTAATAGCTCATTGTCGCATTAGATTTCTTCGGGCAGCTCTAGTGTTCATGcaatcgtatatatatatttactgattTTCCTCAGTGCAGACATTTTTACAGCATATGATGTATATTCCACAGCGTTtcaatgggatttttttttttatcaagagGATGGTGCAGATTTAGAGTGAAACAAATTCAGTCCCTAAAATGTGTCTCGACAGGCTGGATCTGGAATAATTGTTATGCTTTTGTTGACTTCAACATGCTGTGATTGACAGAAAGAAGAGAACGTCAACAATTGGTTGAAAGTGTAATTGGGAAATGGCAACATGGAAAGCAGAGAAGCACAAAGTGGAAGTAAAACCCGTCTCAGCTTCCACGCTGTTGCTGAATGCGTGCTGTGCTGCAACAGGAGATGGTGGCTGGAGCTTCTTTTCAAAATGTAGAAGTTAATtgcctgattttatttttgcagtGTCTGAGTCAGCTTTGTATTCACAGTTGTCAATGCCATTTGgaagtgaataaaagtgaatgaGTAAGCCTGACATTTTCAGCAAAAACTAATTGAAAAATGTCCTGAGTTGTAGTCCACGCATTTAAAACAGGATGAACATTAGACTTGCATGAATGAAAGAACCCACCCGTCCTTTACACCTACGTATACCATAGTAGCACAAATTATTCTTATCTTCTAGGGAACGAGATCACAATCTTTGGTTTAAAAACAATTtactatacattttttttgtcaatttaaTGATTGAGTTATCCTTTCAATCAGTCTAAATCCGTTTGAACAGATTCTCCGGTGACCAAAAAAACTGCCAAACGCTGAACAGTTTGTCAAAGAGATAGACACACTAATCGTAGTGGAATAAATTTTTCTGGCATTTGAAGAGTGGGAGGTGTATGTTGCATTCTTTAAAGTCTCCTCCTTTCAAACGATTTGAGAATGAATCATTTCATCTCCAAAAGCTGATTGAGTGGCAGATGAACCTCTTAATTATTTAGAGAGGTTATTTGTAAGGCAGAGACTTCAGAGATGCTCGGCTTTTCAAGTGTCAGTGTTTATAAGGTGAAATAAAGCCTTGCCTGTCAGAAATAAATTAACAGTGTGACAGTGATGTACTCGGTTCCC
This region includes:
- the pcdh19 gene encoding protocadherin-19 isoform X2, which translates into the protein MQTKEMELIQTIAVFLLYWVAAEAVINVKYGINEEMKPGSVIGNVTKDALKQGFQIASQPPYLRVISNSEPRWVELSPAGILTTQMKIDRDVVCRQNPKCIISLEVMSDSMEICVIKVEIEDLNDNPPRFPTSHIDIEISENASPGTRFPLEGASDPDSGIFGVQSYSITPNELFGLEIKTRGDGSKIAELVVQKSLDRETQSHYSYEISAEDGGDPPKIGAVQLNIKVIDSNDNNPVFDEPVYTVHIMENSPINTLVIDLNATDPDEGTNGEVVYSFNSYVAEKTRDAFKIDSGTGIITVNGVLDYETAKIYEIDVQAKDLGPNSIPAHCKVTVNVMDTNDNPPVISLLSLNTEMVEVSENAQRGYVIALVRVSDKDSGANGKVQCRLQGNVPFRLQEYESFSTILVDGRLDREQKDTYNLTIQAEDSGTPPLRATKSLVVKVSDENDNPPHFLKPHYQEMVMENNLPGSCLLAVSAEDPDLGMNGTVSYSIVPGEIKHMDVNTYVSINPSGRIYSMRSFDHEYTRTFDFKVLARDNGNPSLSSNATVRIVVLDVNDNTPVMTNPPLVNGTAEVSIPRNAGVGYMVTQVKADDYDEGENGRLTYTISEGDRAFFEIDQVNGEVRSTRMFGENAKSTYEITVVARDHGKPSLSASAYIVVYLSPDLNAQEPIGPVNLSLIFIIALGSIAAILFVTMIFVAVKCKRDNKEIRTYNCSFFYLRRVAEYSYGNQKKSSKKKKLSKNDIRLVPRDVEETDKMNVVSCSSLTSSLNYFDYHQQSLPLGCRRSESTFLNVENQNSRNAAPNHGYQHPFTGQAHQQPDLIINGMPLPETENYSIDSSYVNSRAHLIKSTSTFKDLEGNSLKDSGHEESDQTDSEHDVQRGHYVDTAVNDVLNMTVPPNVCQLPDQDPSEGFHCQDECRILGHSDRCWMPRVAIPPRAKSPEHGRNVIALSIEATTVDVPHYEDGTAKRTFATFGKDGPEDVERGELKGKRTQESQVCSPKANGGAVREAGNGREAASPITSPVHLKSPMSKPSSAYNTLKCRDAERIANHSLLRQPEGKDSEPAVREINTLLHDGRDKESPSSKRLKDIVL
- the pcdh19 gene encoding protocadherin-19 isoform X1 translates to MQTKEMELIQTIAVFLLYWVAAEAVINVKYGINEEMKPGSVIGNVTKDALKQGFQIASQPPYLRVISNSEPRWVELSPAGILTTQMKIDRDVVCRQNPKCIISLEVMSDSMEICVIKVEIEDLNDNPPRFPTSHIDIEISENASPGTRFPLEGASDPDSGIFGVQSYSITPNELFGLEIKTRGDGSKIAELVVQKSLDRETQSHYSYEISAEDGGDPPKIGAVQLNIKVIDSNDNNPVFDEPVYTVHIMENSPINTLVIDLNATDPDEGTNGEVVYSFNSYVAEKTRDAFKIDSGTGIITVNGVLDYETAKIYEIDVQAKDLGPNSIPAHCKVTVNVMDTNDNPPVISLLSLNTEMVEVSENAQRGYVIALVRVSDKDSGANGKVQCRLQGNVPFRLQEYESFSTILVDGRLDREQKDTYNLTIQAEDSGTPPLRATKSLVVKVSDENDNPPHFLKPHYQEMVMENNLPGSCLLAVSAEDPDLGMNGTVSYSIVPGEIKHMDVNTYVSINPSGRIYSMRSFDHEYTRTFDFKVLARDNGNPSLSSNATVRIVVLDVNDNTPVMTNPPLVNGTAEVSIPRNAGVGYMVTQVKADDYDEGENGRLTYTISEGDRAFFEIDQVNGEVRSTRMFGENAKSTYEITVVARDHGKPSLSASAYIVVYLSPDLNAQEPIGPVNLSLIFIIALGSIAAILFVTMIFVAVKCKRDNKEIRTYNCRVAEYSYGNQKKSSKKKKLSKNDIRLVPRDVEETDKMNVVSCSSLTSSLNYFDYHQQSLPLGCRRSESTFLNVENQNSRNAAPNHGYQHPFTGQAHQQPDLIINGMPLPETENYSIDSSYVNSRAHLIKSTSTFKDLEGNSLKDSGHEESDQTDSEHDVQRGHYVDTAVNDVLNMTVPPNVCQLPDQDPSEGFHCQDECRILGHSDRCWMPRVAIPPRAKSPEHGRNVIALSIEATTVDVPHYEDGTAKRTFATFGKDGPEDVERGELKGKRTQESQVCSPKANGGAVREAGNGREAASPITSPVHLKSPMSKPSSAYNTLKCRDAERIANHSLLRQPEGKDSEPAVREINTLLHDGRDKESPSSKRLKDIVL